The following proteins come from a genomic window of Mus musculus strain 129S1/SvImJ chromosome 16 genomic scaffold, GRCm38.p6 alternate locus group 129S1/SvImJ 129S1/SVIMJ_MMCHR16_CTG1:
- the Rtn4r gene encoding reticulon-4 receptor precursor, translating to MKRASSGGSRLLAWVLWLQAWRVATPCPGACVCYNEPKVTTSCPQQGLQAVPTGIPASSQRIFLHGNRISHVPAASFQSCRNLTILWLHSNALARIDAAAFTGLTLLEQLDLSDNAQLHVVDPTTFHGLGHLHTLHLDRCGLRELGPGLFRGLAALQYLYLQDNNLQALPDNTFRDLGNLTHLFLHGNRIPSVPEHAFRGLHSLDRLLLHQNHVARVHPHAFRDLGRLMTLYLFANNLSMLPAEVLMPLRSLQYLRLNDNPWVCDCRARPLWAWLQKFRGSSSEVPCNLPQRLADRDLKRLAASDLEGCAVASGPFRPIQTSQLTDEELLSLPKCCQPDAADKASVLEPGRPASAGNALKGRVPPGDTPPGNGSGPRHINDSPFGTLPSSAEPPLTALRPGGSEPPGLPTTGPRRRPGCSRKNRTRSHCRLGQAGSGASGTGDAEGSGALPALACSLAPLGLALVLWTVLGPC from the coding sequence GAAGCAGGCTGCTGGCATGGGTGTTATGGCTACAGGCCTGGAGGGTAGCAACACCATGCCCTGGTGCTTGTGTGTGCTACAATGAGCCCAAGGTAACAACAAGCTGCCCCCAGCAGGGTCTGCAGGCTGTGCCCACTGGCATCCCAGCCTCTAGCCAGCGAATCTTCCTGCATGGCAACCGAATCTCTCACGTGCCAGCTGCGAGCTTCCAGTCATGCCGAAATCTCACTATCCTGTGGCTGCACTCTAATGCGCTGGCTCGGATCGATGCTGCTGCCTTCACTGGTCTGACCCTCCTGGAGCAACTAGATCTTAGTGATAATGCACAGCTTCATGTCGTGGACCCTACCACGTTCCACGGCCTGGGCCAcctgcacacactgcacctaGACCGATGTGGCCTGCGGGAGCTGGGTCCCGGCCTATTCCGTGGACTAGCAGCTCTGCAGTACCTCTACCTACAAGACAACAATCTGCAGGCACTCCCTGACAACACCTTTCGAGACCTGGGCAACCTCACGCATCTCTTTCTGCATGGCAACCGTATCCCCAGTGTGCCTGAGCACGCTTTCCGTGGCCTGCACAGTCTTGACCGCCTCCTCTTGCACCAGAACCATGTGGCTCGTGTGCACCCACATGCCTTCCGGGACCTTGGCCGCCTCATGACCCTCTACCTGTTTGCCAACAACCTCTCCATGCTGCCTGCAGAGGTCCTAATGCCCCTGAGGTCTCTGCAGTACCTGCGACTCAATGACAACCCCTGGGTGTGTGACTGCCGGGCACGTCCACTCTGGGCCTGGCTGCAGAAGTTCCGAGGTTCCTCATCAGAGGTGCCCTGCAACCTGCCCCAACGCCTGGCAGACCGTGATCTTAAGCGCCTCGCTGCCAGTGACCTAGAGGGCTGTGCTGTGGCTTCAGGACCCTTCCGTCCCATCCAGACCAGTCAGCTCACTGATGAGGAGCTGCTGAGCCTCCCCAAGTGCTGCCAGCCAGATGCTGCAGACAAAGCCTCAGTACTGGAACCCGGGAGGCCAGCTTCTGCCGGAAACGCCCTCAAGGGACGTGTGCCTCCCGGTGACACTCCACCAGGCAATGGCTCAGGCCCTCGGCACATCAATGACTCTCCATTTGGAACTTTGCCCAGCTCTGCAGAGCCCCCACTGACTGCCCTGCGGCCTGGGGGTTCCGAGCCACCAGGACTTCCCACCACTGGTCCCCGCAGGAGGCCAGGTTGTTCCCGGAAGAATCGCACCCGCAGCCACTGCCGTCTGGGCCAGGCGGGAAGTGGGGCCAGTGGAACAGGGGACGCAGAGGGTTCAGGGGCTCTGCCTGCTCTGGCCTGCAGCCTTGCTCCTCTGGGCCTTGCACTGGTACTTTGGACAGTGCTTGGGCCCTGCTga